The Methanobrevibacter ruminantium sequence AAAGAAATTCCATATACTTGTAAAGTAATTAATTCATTTCCAGAACCAAATACGAAGATTTCCCAACCTTCATCATCTTGATAGTAATAACCGTCTATGCCATTAATGGTAGTTTGTTCAAAACTTTCATTAACATATGATTCTACATCCTCTTGAGTGAGGTCTCTACCATTTGCTAAGTCAAACTCAAGAATTTCTAAATCTACTTCCCAGTCATACTCATCACTATCTGGCAAGTATATTTTATTATAAGTAAATGTATTTTCATTATATTCATCTACATCAAGAATAAATGCTGTAGGAATATTGAATAGATAGTTATTTACATTTTGTTGCATAGTTAAATCAAGAGTGATATCTCCTGAAGATTCATCAGAATCTTTATTCTTGTCAGAATTTACACTCTTTTTTTCATGACTTATTTTAGAATGGCTTCCATGATCTGAAAGACCGGAACCACCATCATCAGCATTATTCAAACCAAATGCTGCAACACCAGTTGTAAGCATAATAGCAATTACAGCTATCAATATGACATTTGTTGAATCTATACTAACCCCTCCTTTAATTTTTAAAAAAAAAAACTTTTTTATATAAACAACAATCCAAAATTAAAACTATTGAATAATTGAAATGTGAAAAAATAATAAAAAAATAGTAAAAGATAAGTATAAAACCCCCAATTACTATATTTTTTTAAAATCTAGAAATAAAAAAATCTTGAGAAATTTTTTAATTCTATATATTATACTTGAAAAAGATAATATATAAAATTTGCTAATAGCTTGCTAATAACATATATCTAATATGAACATAGTAATATATGTATAAAAATTAAACTTTTAATCATGAGAACTCAAGATATAGAAAAACTTCTTAATGATAATAAAAAATTAAATGAAGAAAATAAAGAGTTAAAAAAAGAAAATACTGAATTAAAAGTAAAAATAAAAGAGTTAAACTATAATTTAAATTCCATTCAAGAAGACCATATATCAAAAGAATTAGATTCAAAAATAGACTATGAAACTTTTGATGAAGTGAAATTTACTCATAAATTTAATGGCAATAAAGAAGATATGAGCATTATTTCATTTTTAGCAAGATCTAATAAAAGAGTAGATATATTAAAATCATTAGAAGAAACTCCGAAAATTCCTTCCATTATTGCTAAAGAAATCGGGGATAGTAGTCATCATGTTTCTAAATATTTAACTAGTTTAAAAGAAAAAGAACTGGTTATCTGTCTTAATGAAGAAGATAAAAGATTTAGATTTTATAGAATTACTGCAAAAGGAAAACATTATTTAGAAATTATTGAAAATAAAAAATATTAAAAAAAGAAAAATTAGTAAAAGAATTTATATTAAAAATTTTTACCAATTTCATAAGCTTCTTTTAAGATGTCTTCTCTTTCTTTAGCTTCACCAGGCATTTTTAAATCTCCTGCATCAATGGTGCCAACAAGTTCCATCTGCAGATTGTTTTGGAATGGTTGGGTGATGGTTAACTGGAGATAAGAATCATAAGAACCTGTGAAAGCATGAGTCAAAACAATAGCTGCCTTTGCATCTTCACCAAAGCTTTTTTCAGGATTATTAAAAATGCTGTAGAACCTATCTACAATTGTTTTAGCTTGAGCAGTCATTTGACCAAAGTAAATTGGGCTTGCTAAGATAACACTAGCTCCATTTGCAAGCTTGTCAATGATCTCTGTTCCATCATCTTCATATCTGCAATCATTTCATTTATTGCATAATTCACATCCGCTGCATGGCGCTACATCGAGATCATGTATAATGTATTTTGTTACAGTATGACCGTTTTCCTCTGCACCTTTAGCTATTTCATCTACAATTATCTCACAATTACTGTTTTTATGTGGACTTCCTATTAAAGCAAGAATTTCCATTTAATCTCCCTCCAAATAATAAATTTCTAATAAAAAGCTATTTATTTTTTAAAATTAGAATTAACATTTACTTTATTTGATTAAGTATTCAAAGATTATAAATTTGTAAAAAAGGAAAATGACTATATTAACAAGAAAAAATTGAAAAATATATGAAAATATATGAAAAAATAAAAACACTAGTTAATTTTATAAAAAAAAACAAAATTAACTAGCAATTGTTTAAAAAATTAGATATA is a genomic window containing:
- a CDS encoding winged helix-turn-helix domain-containing protein translates to MRTQDIEKLLNDNKKLNEENKELKKENTELKVKIKELNYNLNSIQEDHISKELDSKIDYETFDEVKFTHKFNGNKEDMSIISFLARSNKRVDILKSLEETPKIPSIIAKEIGDSSHHVSKYLTSLKEKELVICLNEEDKRFRFYRITAKGKHYLEIIENKKY